One window from the genome of Kiloniellales bacterium encodes:
- a CDS encoding DUF4212 domain-containing protein, whose protein sequence is MAEADKSGQEYWKANVRLVAICLVIWALVSYGFGIVLRPMLDVVDVGGAGLGFWFAQQGSIYVFLILIFVYAVKMNSLDRRFGVEEQDEEEKA, encoded by the coding sequence ATGGCTGAAGCCGACAAATCCGGACAGGAGTATTGGAAAGCGAACGTGAGGCTCGTGGCCATCTGCCTCGTCATCTGGGCATTGGTTTCTTACGGCTTCGGCATAGTCCTGCGCCCGATGTTGGACGTGGTCGATGTGGGTGGTGCTGGATTGGGATTCTGGTTCGCACAACAAGGCTCGATCTACGTGTTTCTCATACTGATCTTCGTCTACGCCGTGAAGATGAACAGCTTGGACCGCCGCTTCGGCGTCGAAGAGCAAGACGAAGAAGAAAAGGCCTGA
- the ppa gene encoding inorganic diphosphatase, with protein MDLNKVAVGNNPPWEVNVVIEVPLGGEPIKYELDKDSGAIFVDRFLHTAMRYPCNYGFIPHTLADDGDPVDILVVAGTPVVPGAIVRARPIGVLIMEDEAGEDEKILSVPVDELHPFYSNISSYRGLPKILLEQIEHFFAHYKDLESNKWVKIKRWGEAEEANRMIEQAIIKEAEA; from the coding sequence TTGGATCTCAACAAAGTCGCCGTCGGCAACAACCCGCCTTGGGAGGTGAACGTTGTCATCGAGGTGCCACTGGGCGGTGAGCCGATCAAGTACGAGCTCGACAAGGACTCCGGCGCGATCTTCGTCGACCGCTTCCTTCACACGGCGATGCGCTATCCCTGCAACTACGGGTTCATTCCGCACACGCTGGCGGACGACGGTGATCCGGTGGACATCCTGGTCGTCGCCGGCACGCCGGTCGTTCCGGGCGCGATCGTGCGCGCCCGCCCGATCGGCGTGCTCATCATGGAGGACGAAGCGGGAGAGGACGAAAAGATCCTCTCCGTCCCGGTCGACGAACTGCACCCCTTCTACTCCAACATCAGCTCATACCGCGGTTTACCGAAGATCCTGCTGGAGCAGATCGAGCACTTCTTCGCCCACTACAAGGATCTCGAGTCCAACAAGTGGGTCAAGATCAAGCGCTGGGGTGAGGCCGAGGAAGCAAATCGCATGATCGAACAAGCCATCATCAAGGAAGCCGAAGCCTAG